One window of Candidatus Polarisedimenticolia bacterium genomic DNA carries:
- the rpoN gene encoding RNA polymerase factor sigma-54, translated as MALEQKLNMRLATRLVMTPSLQQAIKLLQMSKLELVEEINQELTANPVLEEGQEPREGEAPEPEVRTDEPAAAADAKPAEGQDSFQEIDYQSYFQDYLDAGYQPRAPSEEIEAPPLENILTRPQSLSDHLLWQAAMNLADGKDQEIGRAIIGNLDEDGYLKATVEEIQSMVGCDAADIERVLAQVQEFDPTGVAARDLRECLLIQIRALDMEETPQETIVRDHMDLLQGRRIKELAQALGCSQEEIHRHLEIFRQLDPKPGKKYNAHRSNYVVPDVYVVKVDGEYTIVLNEEGLPRLRVSSFYRRMVDRGNTTVSREARDYVREKLSSALRLIKSLEERQRTIYKVARSIVNFQRRFLDMGFEHLRPLVLKDVADDIQMHESTVSRVVNNKYMHTPRGLFEMRFFFHSGIASVQGEDVSSLAVKERIKKLVAEESPGRPLSDSALAKALGDEGLQIARRTVAKYREELRIPSSNERR; from the coding sequence ATGGCGCTGGAACAAAAGCTCAACATGCGGCTGGCCACGCGGCTGGTCATGACGCCTTCCCTGCAGCAGGCGATCAAGCTCCTGCAGATGTCGAAGCTGGAGCTGGTCGAGGAGATCAACCAGGAGCTCACCGCGAACCCCGTCCTGGAGGAGGGGCAGGAGCCGCGCGAAGGGGAGGCGCCCGAGCCGGAGGTGCGCACCGACGAGCCGGCCGCCGCGGCGGACGCCAAGCCGGCCGAAGGGCAGGACTCGTTCCAGGAGATCGACTATCAGTCCTACTTCCAGGACTACCTGGACGCCGGCTACCAGCCGCGCGCCCCCTCCGAGGAGATCGAGGCGCCGCCGCTCGAGAACATCCTGACCCGGCCGCAGAGCCTGTCCGATCACCTGCTGTGGCAGGCGGCGATGAACCTCGCCGACGGCAAGGACCAGGAGATCGGCCGCGCCATCATCGGCAACCTTGACGAGGATGGCTACCTGAAGGCCACGGTCGAGGAGATCCAGTCGATGGTCGGGTGCGACGCCGCCGACATCGAGCGGGTCCTGGCGCAGGTCCAGGAGTTCGATCCCACGGGCGTGGCGGCGCGCGATCTGCGCGAGTGCCTGCTGATCCAGATACGGGCGCTGGACATGGAGGAGACCCCGCAGGAGACGATCGTGCGGGACCACATGGATCTGCTGCAGGGGCGCCGCATCAAGGAGCTGGCGCAGGCGCTGGGCTGCTCGCAGGAGGAGATCCACCGGCACCTGGAGATCTTCCGCCAGCTCGATCCGAAGCCCGGCAAGAAGTACAACGCCCACCGGTCGAACTACGTGGTGCCCGACGTCTACGTGGTCAAGGTCGACGGCGAGTACACCATCGTGCTCAACGAGGAGGGGCTGCCGCGCCTGCGGGTCAGCTCCTTCTACCGGCGCATGGTGGACCGCGGCAACACCACCGTCAGCCGCGAGGCCCGCGATTACGTGCGCGAGAAGCTGAGCTCCGCCCTGCGGCTGATCAAGAGCCTGGAGGAGCGCCAGCGCACCATCTACAAGGTCGCCCGCAGCATCGTGAACTTCCAGCGGCGGTTCCTGGACATGGGGTTCGAGCACCTGCGGCCCCTGGTCCTCAAGGACGTCGCCGACGACATCCAGATGCACGAATCCACCGTCAGCCGAGTGGTCAACAACAAGTACATGCACACGCCCCGCGGTCTCTTCGAAATGCGCTTCTTCTTCCATTCCGGCATCGCCTCCGTGCAGGGCGAGGACGTCTCGTCGCTTGCCGTCAAGGAGAGGATCAAGAAGCTCGTCGCCGAGGAAAGCCCCGGCCGGCCGCTTTCCGATTCGGCCCTGGCCAAGGCATTGGGCGACGAAGGTCTCCAGATTGCGCGACGCACGGTCGCCAAGTACCGGGAGGAGCTGCGCATTCCGTCCTCGAACGAGCGCCGGC
- the lptB gene encoding LPS export ABC transporter ATP-binding protein yields MSRKLDVEGLSKSYKGRQVVRDVSLSIEGGEVVGLLGPNGAGKTTTFYCILGLVRPDRGRILLGGHDITRLPMYLRAREGISYLPQEASIFRKMTVEENLLAILETLDLNASEIRDRARAILEELKIAHLARSPAYALSGGERRRAEIARALVLSPSFILLDEPFSGIDPLAVADIQRIIQQLRQKGIGILITDHNVIETLRITDRAYIIAAGEIFRKGAPDELASDAKVREVYLGDNFRLN; encoded by the coding sequence TTGAGTCGAAAATTGGACGTTGAAGGTCTGAGCAAATCCTACAAGGGACGGCAGGTCGTCCGCGACGTGTCGCTCTCGATCGAGGGGGGTGAGGTGGTCGGACTGCTGGGACCCAACGGGGCGGGCAAGACGACAACGTTCTACTGCATCCTTGGCCTGGTCCGCCCGGACCGGGGGCGCATCCTGCTCGGGGGGCATGATATCACCCGGCTGCCGATGTACCTGAGGGCGCGCGAGGGGATCAGCTATCTGCCGCAGGAGGCCTCGATCTTCCGCAAGATGACGGTGGAGGAGAACCTCCTGGCGATCCTGGAAACCCTCGATCTGAACGCCTCCGAGATCCGCGATCGGGCGCGCGCCATCCTGGAGGAGCTCAAGATCGCCCACCTGGCCCGCTCTCCGGCCTACGCGCTCTCCGGCGGCGAGCGCCGGCGCGCGGAGATCGCCCGGGCCTTGGTGCTCTCGCCATCGTTCATCCTGCTCGACGAGCCTTTCTCCGGCATCGATCCCCTGGCGGTCGCCGACATCCAGCGGATCATCCAGCAGCTCCGGCAGAAAGGGATCGGCATCCTGATCACCGACCACAACGTCATCGAGACGCTGCGCATCACCGATCGCGCCTACATCATCGCGGCCGGCGAGATTTTCCGGAAGGGGGCGCCCGACGAGCTGGCCTCCGACGCCAAGGTGCGGGAAGTCTACCTGGGCGACAATTTCCGGCTGAACTGA